A window of Acidobacteriota bacterium genomic DNA:
TTACCGAATTGTCCGAGAGATCGGTCACGGCGGGATGGGAACCGTCTTTTGGCACGGCGGGACGATGGAGAGTTCGACCAGGATGTCGTAAAAGATCGTCCGCCAATCAGTCGCCGACTCCCGCATAATCGAGCATTTTCGACGCGAACGTCAGATTCTCGCAGGCCTTAACCATCCCAACATCGCCGCATTGCACGACGGCGGCATTTCCGATCGCGGTGAGCCGTTCATCGCAATGGAATATGTCGATGGTCTGACGCTGACCGAATACGCGTCGGCCCGAGCGCTGTCCATCCACGATCGTCTGCTGCTCTTTTTGAAGGTTTGTGCCGCCGTGGCGTACGCACATCGGAATCTCGTAGTGCATCGCGATATCAAACCGTCGAACATCGTAATCAACTCGGATGGCGAGCCGAAATTACTTGATTTTGGGCTTGCCAAGGCGTTCGAGATCGATAATACCAACACTCAAACCGCCGTACTCGCATTTACGCCGGCCTACGCATCGCCGGAACAGATCGGCGGGCGGGCGATCACCACCTCAAGTGATATTTACTCGCTCGGAGTAGTTCTGTATGAATTGTTGACCGGGTCAAAACCGCTGGACCTTGAAAATAAGAGTTTCGACGAGGTTTTGCAGACGATCAATGCAAGTCAGCCCGTCCCTCCAAGTTCGGTCGTCCGCCTGGCTCCGAATATTCCCGGGAGACGGTCATTGGCCGGCGACCTCGACAATATTGTTTTAATGGCTCTTCGGAAGGAACCCGAGAGGCGCTACACATCAGTTGAGGACCTCGCCGAGGATGTCCGGCGCCACCTTAGCGGAAGGCCGGTGATAGCTCGGCCGAATACCGCCGTCTATCTAATTGGTAAATTTTTCAACCGACATAGATTGGGTGTCGGTGCCGCGGCACTGATCGTGATTTCACTCGTTACCGGGATGATCTTTGCTCTGTGGCAGGCCAGTGTCGCACGTCACGAACGTGACCGTGCGGAACACCGCTTTCGCGACATTCGACAACTTTCAAATTCACTTCTATTTGAGATCACGCCGAAGATCGAGCGTCTGAACGGTGCGACTGAAGCTCGTGAAACGGTCGTAACACGGGCACTCGAGTACCTCGATTCTCTGGCGGAGGAATCGGCGGATGACGCAGGACTTCAGGCTGAGCTTGCGGCAGCGTACGAAAAGGTCGGCGATCTGCAGGGCAACCCAAATCGCCCTAATCTAAACAATCTATCGGGGGCGGTCACCAGTTTCGAAAAGGCACTTTTGATCAGGCAGCGGTTACCGCAAAGTGCCGACAACCGGCGACTCATCGCCCGGAACTTGCAATCGACGAGCCTTATTCGCACGCGACAAAGTGATATCTCGGGCGCGATCCGCGACAGTGAATTGGGCCTTACCATCTACGGCGAACTCATTGCAGCGGATCCGGGGTCCGCTGAACTGAAGATGTCGGCTATTGAGGCTCAGATCGAGCACGCGCAGATCTATTCCAATAATAACCAATACTCGGTGGCGGTGCCGCTCTTTCGAAAGACGATCGACCAACTTGCCGGGCTGGATCAAAATTCAGACGTCGTTCAAAAATTGCAGACTCGGGCGATCTTCTATCTCAGCAACGCTCTTTCGTGGGACGGTGCACAGAGTGAGGCCGAGATCGAGATGGACAAGGCGATCGAGTTGGCCGACGGGCTCGCTGCCCGTTCACCAAATGACTCCGGCGTCCTGGCTCTCGTATGGCTCGCGTACGGCCTTGCCAGCAGCATTTACGAAGAGGCCTCGCCGACCCGTTCGCTGCATTTTGCCGAGCGGCAGTTTGCGGTCGCCGAGCAGGCCGTAAATGCAGATAAGGCGGACGCTCAGGCTCGCTATAATCTCGCTCGCACCGGATCACGATTGGGATTTGTTCTTACGCTTGTCGGTAAGCCTCGGGAAGCGTATATGCGGCTCACAAAGACCGAAGAAATGTTTAAGACATTGGTCTCGGATGATCCTAAAAACGCGATGTTTCAGCGTGATCTCGCTACGCTATATGTGAGAATGGGCGATACCAGCGAGAAAGCGAACAATCTACAGGACGCGATGGTCAAATATCAGAGATCTGCCGAGATATATAAGCAGATCGCCGATCTGGATGTCCGCAATACACTTGCCCGCCGCGACCTCGCCCAGTCACTTAAAAGCGTCGGTATGACGGCGATCAAACTTGGCCGCAAAGAGATCGCCCGGCGCGAACTCGAACGCTCCCTAGCTCTGCTCAATGAACTGCGATCTCAAAACGCGATCGGCAAATGGGATGAGAAACTCCTGGACGAGGTCCAACTTTCACTCACAAAACTCTGATCCGAAGCCCGCAAAATAAAAAAGCACCCCCGAAAGAGTGCTTCTATTAATTTTTGGTGATCCGAGCAGGACTCGAACCTGCGACCCAGTGGTTAAAAGCCCCTTCTAATCGATTTTCTGCTCGGACTCTAAGAGCAATTAGCCCGTATTTTATTTGGCTTTTCGGTAGAATTCGGACTAAACTATTTATCGATTCCGAACTCAAATAGATAAATAAATAGATAAATGGCCGCAAACTCGGATAATCCTAAGAAGAAGAAACGCAAACGATATGGATCATACGCCTGGAAGTCTCCTTCTGGCTATCTCTATGCCAGGGTGTTTGTTAAAAATGCCGACGGTTCCGTAAAGCCTATTTATCGCCGAGCAGAGAATATAACACATGCAGAGCAGATTGGCGAGGAACTCAAACGTGAGTTTGAGAATAGAGGACAGGCATTTATAGATGGCCGAAAGATGGCTTTCGGTGAGCTTGCCGAATGGTACAAGAAAGAGTTCGTGATTTCGCCCGTCTATGTTAACGGTATAAAGATCGAAGGAATGAGGACGTGGAGCAGGAGCAAAATAAGATCGATCGAATTGTTACTGGAATCGGGAAGAAGGTTCTCATTTCGAGATCGATGAATCGACATTTCGAGCCTTTCGCAAGAAACGGATAAAAGACGAGGGTTAGCATTACTACAATAAACCGGGACTTTGAATCAATTCGCGCCATGATGCGGAAAGCTTGGAAGAAGAAATGGTTAAAGGAACTTCCGGATTTTGAGGACTTTATCCAAAAGGGGCTGGAAAATCGAAGAACGGTCACTGTAACCTCAGATCAGGAAAAGGTAATCCTCGAGGAAGCGAGGAAGGTGCTAACTGAGGCACCGCGACTATATGCTTTGATAATCTCATTAAGGGACTCGGGTGCTCGTCCGAATGAACTATACCCTGTAAACGACAGCAAGACCGATTATTCGAAAGACACCTCCCCATTTTTCGAACCATTACGGTGGAGAGATCTTTTTGATGATGCCGGACAATTCAAAGATCTTACCCAGCTTGTTTCCTACAAGAACAAGCGGCGAGGTGAGGCATGCCGTAGTCACGGAGAGAATGAAGAGAGCCTTTGCGGAACTTTGGAAAGACCTAAGCAGACGAAACTTAATATCGCAGAACGCAGCCGAACTGGATAATTTAATATTCCCTCACAGCACTTTTAAGAAGTCGTGGAACATCGTACGTGAAGCCGCAGGCTTACCGGGACTCAGGCTCCGGGATTTGCGTCGGGACTGGGTGACCAGACTGGGACGTCTCGGCTACTCTGATAAGCTCGCGCAACGTGGTGCCGGACATCAGAAGATGCAAACGAGCTTCGAATACACCGAATTTGACGAAACGGCAGCTTTGCAGGCGAAAGCACTACTTGATTGCGATAATCAAACCTATGATCAAATGAGCCTTTCAGAACCAACTAAATAATTTCGCAGCAAAGTTCAAGGATTGCCCTCTCGCTCCCCGAGCGATTTAGGTAGGTTTATATAATTTGTCAAAACTGCTCAAAACTTCTTAGAATCAACAGCTTAACGGCTATCCCCATTCAACACTGATAAGCCGTGATCAGCAACGCTGCAAACAACGTGCAACCAACTTTGCTTTCGAGCTTAGGTACTATCATATGCCCGTTGGAGACGTTTCAAACTTTCCGAATCATACCCCAACTGGAAGATCCCATCAGCCTCAACGCACTTTTTTCGCTGCAAATTGGGAAGAGGTTTACCAACGCATGCAATTGCTGTGCTTCGGTCAATTTGTAGAAAAATGAAAATGACGATCATGAAACGAGAAGGCAGAATTTAGAATCTCGTTTTTTTTAACCGGCCTGCAATCCATAAAGTTGCTGATTCGAAGAACCCCGATATTCTCCAGTCTTGGCGTTGAGAAATTGTTCGAACGGTCCATCAATCAAAACATCTATATGGGTGAGAATATAGTCGACACATGGATCGTGTCGTGCGATTAGGGTTTCGAGCGTATTGCCGCTGTACACTAATATCTGCTGATTGAATCGATTAAGTCTCGATACCAGTTCTGCGACGGGCCCGGCCTGGTCAAACGGCTCGCCACCCAGAATCGTAACCCCATCGTGTTCGGCGCTTCTGGACAGGACTTCCTTGACAACTGACGAAACGGAAACCAACTTCCCATTGTGCCGATCGTGTGTATCGGGCACGTAACATCCAGGACAACGAATTGAACATCCTGAAACTTGAACTACGCTTCTTCGACCAGGCCCATCAACGACCGAATTATGATAAATCCGATAGAGCCAGATGGACTGATTGTCGTCGGAATCGGTTTGACGTGAGCAGTTTCACGGTCTTTCCTTGGAGCGGCTTTCCGCAATTCACATTCTGGGAAGTGCCAAGGTCATCTCTTAGATCGGTTAGAACCGCGTTGGAAATACCTGATACTTCGGTCGTGAGTTTCCCACTGTCGAGTTCAAGTATGAACGTGATCTCATTGCTCATTTTCGTTTGCTGGTCAGTTTGGACCTCCGTTTGACGAAATACTCTTGCTTCTTAGTTTCCGCAGAGGGATCGCCAAGAACTTCCTTTAGCTGTCTTGCGGCCTTCTCGCAAGCGGTCCCTTGATACCCTTTTATTTCGGTCTCGCAGGTTCCACGTTCGGTATCGATCTTGAATTCAACCTCGGGCATAATCCACCATATTCCTTCTCAATATTTGATACGTATCTTAAGAGTTTTTCCGATTCGTTCCTTGATAAGCGTGCCGCCGAGCTTCTTGGCCATCTTTCTTGCCGCTGCTTCGTGATAGCTGTTCTGAAGCCTGATCACGAAGTCTTTCCCTAAGTGGTAATTCAGGTCCATATCATCGATAACGGCAACATAGCCTTTTGACGTTCTCCGGAAGCCGATATCTCCCAAAAGCGATTGCCGCTGGACTTCACGACGCTTAATAACGACATCGGCTGTTTGTGGATCGCGTTTATCCCATCCTTCGAGGGGAATGTCAGTTCCGACAGTCGGAGTTGGGAACCCGCATTCGGCCAAGGCTTCGATGAGCAACTCTCGATTCGGGAATGACTGAGAGTCAAATGTCA
This region includes:
- a CDS encoding DUF2997 domain-containing protein; this encodes MPEVEFKIDTERGTCETEIKGYQGTACEKAARQLKEVLGDPSAETKKQEYFVKRRSKLTSKRK
- a CDS encoding protein kinase, yielding MVRQSVADSRIIEHFRRERQILAGLNHPNIAALHDGGISDRGEPFIAMEYVDGLTLTEYASARALSIHDRLLLFLKVCAAVAYAHRNLVVHRDIKPSNIVINSDGEPKLLDFGLAKAFEIDNTNTQTAVLAFTPAYASPEQIGGRAITTSSDIYSLGVVLYELLTGSKPLDLENKSFDEVLQTINASQPVPPSSVVRLAPNIPGRRSLAGDLDNIVLMALRKEPERRYTSVEDLAEDVRRHLSGRPVIARPNTAVYLIGKFFNRHRLGVGAAALIVISLVTGMIFALWQASVARHERDRAEHRFRDIRQLSNSLLFEITPKIERLNGATEARETVVTRALEYLDSLAEESADDAGLQAELAAAYEKVGDLQGNPNRPNLNNLSGAVTSFEKALLIRQRLPQSADNRRLIARNLQSTSLIRTRQSDISGAIRDSELGLTIYGELIAADPGSAELKMSAIEAQIEHAQIYSNNNQYSVAVPLFRKTIDQLAGLDQNSDVVQKLQTRAIFYLSNALSWDGAQSEAEIEMDKAIELADGLAARSPNDSGVLALVWLAYGLASSIYEEASPTRSLHFAERQFAVAEQAVNADKADAQARYNLARTGSRLGFVLTLVGKPREAYMRLTKTEEMFKTLVSDDPKNAMFQRDLATLYVRMGDTSEKANNLQDAMVKYQRSAEIYKQIADLDVRNTLARRDLAQSLKSVGMTAIKLGRKEIARRELERSLALLNELRSQNAIGKWDEKLLDEVQLSLTKL
- a CDS encoding DUF1257 domain-containing protein, which codes for MSKYMTFDSQSFPNRELLIEALAECGFPTPTVGTDIPLEGWDKRDPQTADVVIKRREVQRQSLLGDIGFRRTSKGYVAVIDDMDLNYHLGKDFVIRLQNSYHEAAARKMAKKLGGTLIKERIGKTLKIRIKY
- a CDS encoding 4Fe-4S cluster-binding domain-containing protein, with the translated sequence MWLYRIYHNSVVDGPGRRSVVQVSGCSIRCPGCYVPDTHDRHNGKLVSVSSVVKEVLSRSAEHDGVTILGGEPFDQAGPVAELVSRLNRFNQQILVYSGNTLETLIARHDPCVDYILTHIDVLIDGPFEQFLNAKTGEYRGSSNQQLYGLQAG